Proteins found in one Candidatus Anaeroferrophillus wilburensis genomic segment:
- a CDS encoding type II toxin-antitoxin system RelE/ParE family toxin, with amino-acid sequence MSFTFHPEAEDELNNAIDYYEDIEPGLSYDFAFEVYSAIKRSVEFPKAWAILEGDVRRSLVRRFPYGVLYSEEKDGLYVVAIMNLHRKPGYWKSRR; translated from the coding sequence TTTACCTTTCACCCAGAAGCAGAAGACGAATTAAACAACGCAATAGATTATTACGAAGATATAGAGCCTGGCCTAAGCTACGATTTTGCCTTTGAAGTATATTCAGCAATCAAACGGTCAGTCGAATTTCCAAAGGCTTGGGCAATTCTTGAGGGAGATGTCAGGAGGTCTTTGGTAAGGCGATTCCCTTATGGTGTTCTGTATTCAGAAGAAAAAGATGGGCTATATGTCGTTGCCATCATGAATCTACACCGGAAGCCAGGCTACTGGAAGAGCAGAAGGTAA